The Cylindrospermopsis curvispora GIHE-G1 genome contains a region encoding:
- a CDS encoding fused DSP-PTPase phosphatase/NAD kinase-like protein: MSNFRQISEKFWVGAQPSPEDLAQLARQGVKSIVNLRSPDETGSLSNEQELSKSNSLEYVNLPLESNSSNGEKIDHLLTEIVDLPTPIYFHCGAGGRASVTALIALADQENWEDAVIVAKAIDLGIDPTHPQIHHYLTKIKQLSKPDLQV; encoded by the coding sequence ATGAGTAATTTTCGGCAAATTAGTGAAAAATTTTGGGTGGGGGCACAACCTTCACCAGAGGATTTAGCCCAGCTTGCTCGTCAGGGAGTTAAATCTATTGTAAATTTGCGATCGCCTGATGAAACAGGGTCTCTAAGCAATGAACAAGAACTATCGAAAAGCAACAGTCTGGAGTATGTCAACTTACCTTTAGAATCTAATTCGTCTAATGGAGAGAAGATAGATCACTTACTGACAGAGATAGTTGATCTGCCAACTCCAATATATTTTCACTGTGGCGCAGGTGGACGTGCTTCTGTTACAGCTTTAATTGCTTTGGCTGATCAAGAAAATTGGGAAGATGCAGTGATCGTAGCAAAAGCTATTGATTTGGGTATTGACCCAACCCATCCTCAAATTCATCATTATTTAACAAAAATCAAACAACTATCTAAACCTGATTTGCAAGTGTAA
- a CDS encoding dihydroorotate dehydrogenase-like protein — MNLTTNYLGMELKSPLVPSASPLSQEVDNIKLMEDAGAGAVVMHSLFEEQLTLEKYELHHHLTYGTESFAEALTYFPEPADFRVGPQEYLEHIRTAKEQVNIPIIASLNGFSPGGWTEYGQLMEQAGASALELNIYYVPTNPDLTSAEVEQNYIDILQSVKKSVTIPVSVKLSPYFTNTANMAKRLDRAGADGLVLFNRFYQPDINLETLEVEPQVLLSTPQAMRLPLRWIGILYGHIHGSLAATSGIHNAQDIIKMLMVGASTTMLCSVILRNGINYLKSLQQDVIKWMETHEYESVRQMQGTMSQLNCPDPTAFERAQYMKVLQSYQPESEKKDTNLNADRLVGHR, encoded by the coding sequence ATGAACCTGACTACCAACTATCTAGGAATGGAATTAAAATCACCCCTTGTACCTTCTGCTTCTCCTCTTTCTCAAGAGGTGGATAACATCAAATTGATGGAAGATGCGGGTGCGGGTGCTGTGGTCATGCACTCACTGTTTGAAGAACAGTTGACTTTGGAAAAATATGAACTCCATCATCATCTTACCTATGGAACGGAAAGTTTTGCAGAAGCATTGACCTATTTTCCTGAACCAGCAGATTTTCGCGTTGGACCACAAGAATATTTAGAACATATTCGCACAGCTAAGGAGCAAGTCAATATTCCCATCATTGCCAGTTTAAACGGTTTCTCTCCTGGTGGGTGGACAGAATATGGCCAACTGATGGAGCAAGCAGGAGCATCTGCACTGGAATTAAATATCTACTATGTTCCTACCAATCCAGATTTAACCAGTGCGGAAGTAGAACAGAATTATATTGATATTCTCCAGTCAGTCAAAAAATCGGTGACAATTCCCGTTTCCGTCAAACTCAGTCCCTATTTTACTAATACTGCTAATATGGCAAAACGTTTAGACCGTGCTGGAGCTGATGGACTGGTCTTATTTAATCGGTTTTATCAACCCGACATTAATTTAGAAACCCTAGAGGTTGAACCCCAGGTTCTTTTAAGTACGCCCCAAGCCATGCGGTTACCCCTGCGCTGGATAGGGATCCTCTATGGTCATATTCACGGTAGTCTTGCTGCAACTAGTGGTATTCACAATGCTCAGGATATCATTAAAATGCTTATGGTTGGTGCAAGTACAACCATGCTCTGCTCTGTAATTTTGCGAAATGGAATTAATTATCTTAAATCATTACAGCAGGATGTAATTAAATGGATGGAAACCCACGAATACGAATCCGTTAGACAAATGCAAGGTACCATGAGTCAGCTCAACTGTCCCGATCCTACCGCTTTTGAAAGGGCTCAATATATGAAAGTTTTGCAAAGTTATCAACCGGAATCGGAAAAAAAAGATACAAATCTCAACGCAGATAGGTTAGTTGGTCACAGATAA
- the nifJ gene encoding pyruvate:ferredoxin (flavodoxin) oxidoreductase, producing the protein MPKNKGKNQIHAIIDGNEAVARVTYPLNEVIAIYPITPSSPMAESSDGWMSDNRPNVWGVVPTVVQLQSEGGVAGAVHGALQTGSLTTTFTASQGLMLMIPNMYKIAGELTSTVFHVAARSLAAQALSIFGDHSDVMATRSTGFAMLCAASVQEAQDLAVISTRTSLESRIPFLHFFDGFRTSHEVNKIEILTNEELKSFIPIELVIAHRKRALTPDNPVLRGTAQNPDVYFQARETVNPFYLACPDITQRVMDEFGQMTGRQYQLFEYHGDPQAERIIVLMGSGCETVHETVDYLNQQGEKVGVVKVRLYRPFDTQRFIDALPETTLSMAVLDRTKEPGAIGEPLYIDVITALREAKLHKIQVVGGRYGLSSKEFTPAMVKAVFDHLLPTVNDSSQNISTNTYPKNHFTVGIRDDVTHSSLGYDPEFNIEADSIVRAIFYGLGADGTVGANKNSIKIIGEETDNYAQGYFVYDSKKSGSVTVSHLRFGSQPIRATYLITKANFLACHQWEFVEKFPLLKDLVPGGTFLLNSPYNPEEVWDKLPTSLQAEIINKQIKFYVINAYKVARESGMGGYINTVMQVCFFGVSGVLPREEAIEKIKKSIRKTYGKKGEEIVAMNIQAVDKTLDNLHQITPKAKTALTTSPLQSPIPEHAPIFVKDVLSKMIAREGDDLPVSCLPVDGTYPTGTSKWEKRNIAEEIPVWDPQVCIQCGKCVMVCPHGVIRSKVYQPEQLVNAPPTFKTANAKEHHWHELKFTIQVAAEDCTGCALCVDVCPAKNKAQPKKKAINMAQQRPLREQERENWDFFLNLPNPDRRDLNLHHINQQQMQEPLFEFSGACAGCGETPYIKLVSQLFGDRMVVANATGCSSIYGGNLPTTPWTKNSEGRGPAWSNSLFEDNAEFGLGFRVSINKQQETAAYLLQQLASHIGENLVSEILNCEQKTEADIYEQRERVSVLKQRLEELGESEISNQIKNLQSLADYLVKKSVWIIGGDGWAYDIGYGGLDHVIASGTNVNILVLDTEVYSNTGGQMSKSTPKGAVAKFAAGGKAAAKKDLGLMAMNYGNVYVASVAMGARDEHTLRAFLEAEAYDGPSLIIAYSHCIAHGINMSTAMQNQKVAVDSGRWLLYRYHPDRLLQGLNPLQLDSRHPRIPVENSMYMENRFKMLTKINPGRAKDLLQSAQEDVNTRWQMYQYLAARKFSEQQE; encoded by the coding sequence ATGCCCAAAAATAAAGGTAAAAATCAAATCCACGCCATAATAGATGGTAACGAAGCAGTTGCTAGAGTTACTTATCCACTAAATGAGGTGATTGCCATCTATCCAATTACACCATCTTCACCCATGGCCGAATCCTCCGATGGATGGATGAGTGATAACCGACCAAATGTTTGGGGGGTTGTGCCCACGGTAGTACAGTTACAAAGTGAAGGTGGTGTTGCGGGTGCAGTACATGGAGCTTTACAAACCGGTTCCCTGACCACCACATTTACCGCTTCCCAGGGATTAATGTTAATGATCCCCAATATGTATAAAATTGCTGGTGAACTTACCTCCACAGTATTCCACGTCGCAGCGCGATCGCTCGCAGCGCAAGCACTATCAATTTTTGGAGATCATAGCGATGTCATGGCCACCAGAAGCACTGGTTTTGCCATGTTATGTGCAGCATCAGTGCAAGAAGCACAGGATTTGGCAGTGATTTCTACCCGCACTAGTTTAGAGTCTCGCATACCATTTCTACACTTTTTTGATGGTTTTCGTACTTCCCATGAGGTAAATAAAATAGAAATCCTCACCAATGAGGAGTTAAAAAGTTTCATTCCCATAGAGTTAGTTATAGCCCACCGTAAAAGAGCTTTAACACCTGATAATCCAGTATTAAGGGGAACTGCCCAAAATCCTGATGTTTACTTTCAAGCAAGGGAAACAGTGAATCCATTTTACTTAGCTTGTCCCGACATTACCCAAAGAGTAATGGATGAGTTTGGTCAAATGACAGGTCGTCAATATCAACTGTTTGAATACCATGGAGATCCACAAGCTGAGAGAATAATTGTCCTTATGGGTTCAGGTTGTGAAACAGTCCATGAAACAGTGGACTATCTCAATCAACAGGGAGAAAAAGTGGGTGTGGTTAAAGTAAGACTATATAGACCTTTTGACACCCAGAGGTTTATTGATGCTCTACCAGAAACCACCCTAAGTATGGCAGTTTTAGATAGAACTAAGGAACCGGGAGCAATTGGTGAACCTCTATATATAGATGTTATTACAGCATTAAGGGAAGCTAAACTCCATAAAATTCAGGTGGTAGGTGGTAGATATGGGTTATCATCAAAAGAATTTACACCTGCTATGGTAAAAGCTGTTTTTGACCATTTACTTCCTACAGTCAATGATTCAAGTCAGAATATATCCACTAATACATATCCTAAGAACCATTTTACAGTTGGTATCAGGGATGATGTGACCCATAGTAGTTTAGGATATGATCCTGAATTTAACATTGAAGCGGATAGTATTGTGAGAGCCATATTCTATGGTTTGGGTGCTGATGGTACAGTTGGTGCTAACAAAAACTCAATTAAAATTATTGGCGAGGAAACTGACAATTATGCCCAGGGCTACTTCGTCTATGATTCTAAAAAATCTGGATCAGTTACCGTTTCTCATTTACGATTTGGTTCTCAACCAATTCGTGCCACTTATTTAATTACCAAAGCTAATTTCCTAGCCTGTCATCAATGGGAATTTGTGGAAAAATTCCCCCTATTGAAAGACCTGGTTCCCGGTGGGACATTTCTCCTCAATTCACCATATAACCCAGAAGAAGTATGGGATAAATTACCCACCTCTTTACAAGCAGAAATTATCAATAAACAAATCAAATTCTATGTAATTAATGCCTACAAAGTTGCCAGAGAATCAGGTATGGGTGGATATATTAACACCGTCATGCAGGTCTGTTTCTTTGGTGTTTCTGGTGTTTTACCTAGGGAAGAAGCCATAGAAAAGATTAAAAAATCTATTCGCAAAACCTACGGTAAAAAGGGTGAAGAAATTGTGGCCATGAATATCCAAGCGGTGGATAAAACCCTAGACAATTTACACCAAATTACCCCAAAAGCAAAAACAGCATTAACCACCTCCCCCTTACAATCACCCATACCCGAGCACGCACCCATATTCGTTAAAGATGTGCTAAGCAAAATGATAGCTCGAGAAGGGGATGATTTACCAGTTAGTTGTTTACCTGTAGATGGTACATATCCCACGGGAACATCAAAATGGGAAAAACGCAACATTGCCGAGGAAATACCAGTTTGGGATCCCCAAGTTTGTATTCAATGTGGTAAATGTGTCATGGTCTGTCCTCATGGCGTAATTCGGAGTAAGGTTTATCAACCCGAACAACTAGTAAATGCACCTCCTACTTTCAAAACCGCCAATGCTAAAGAACACCATTGGCATGAATTGAAATTTACCATTCAGGTTGCAGCAGAAGACTGTACAGGTTGTGCTTTGTGCGTTGATGTGTGTCCAGCCAAAAATAAAGCCCAACCTAAGAAAAAAGCCATTAATATGGCACAGCAAAGACCATTAAGAGAACAGGAACGGGAAAATTGGGATTTCTTCTTGAATTTACCCAATCCAGACCGTAGGGACTTGAATTTGCATCATATTAATCAACAACAAATGCAAGAACCCCTATTTGAGTTCTCAGGTGCTTGTGCAGGATGTGGTGAAACACCTTATATTAAATTAGTGAGTCAATTATTTGGCGATCGCATGGTTGTGGCTAATGCGACGGGTTGTTCATCTATCTATGGTGGTAATTTACCCACCACACCTTGGACAAAAAACTCCGAGGGAAGAGGTCCAGCTTGGTCGAATAGTCTATTTGAAGATAATGCGGAATTTGGTCTAGGTTTTCGGGTTTCCATAAATAAACAACAGGAAACAGCAGCTTATTTACTGCAACAATTAGCATCCCATATAGGGGAAAATTTAGTTAGTGAAATTCTCAACTGTGAACAAAAAACCGAAGCGGATATTTACGAACAAAGAGAACGGGTGTCAGTTCTCAAACAAAGACTGGAGGAACTAGGGGAATCTGAAATCAGCAACCAGATCAAAAATCTCCAATCCCTAGCTGACTACCTGGTGAAAAAGAGTGTGTGGATTATTGGAGGTGACGGTTGGGCCTATGATATTGGTTACGGTGGATTAGATCATGTTATTGCTAGTGGAACTAATGTAAATATTTTAGTATTAGACACAGAAGTTTATTCTAATACTGGTGGACAAATGTCCAAATCTACCCCCAAAGGTGCAGTAGCTAAATTTGCTGCGGGAGGTAAAGCAGCAGCTAAAAAAGATCTAGGTTTAATGGCCATGAACTATGGTAATGTTTACGTTGCTAGTGTGGCCATGGGAGCAAGAGATGAACACACATTAAGGGCATTTTTAGAAGCAGAAGCTTACGATGGACCGTCCCTAATTATTGCCTACAGTCATTGTATTGCTCATGGTATTAATATGAGTACAGCCATGCAAAATCAAAAAGTTGCTGTGGATTCAGGAAGATGGTTATTATATCGTTATCATCCTGACCGATTGCTACAGGGATTAAACCCCCTACAGCTGGATTCTCGCCACCCCAGAATACCTGTGGAAAATTCCATGTATATGGAAAATAGGTTCAAAATGCTCACCAAAATTAACCCTGGACGAGCTAAGGATTTACTCCAATCCGCTCAAGAGGATGTGAATACTCGCTGGCAAATGTATCAGTATTTAGCTGCTAGAAAATTCTCAGAACAACAAGAATAA
- a CDS encoding HetP family heterocyst commitment protein, which yields MNYSTSSTSNFEIPITPEELNHILTAISNGRYSWACVLILRSMGYNPLHYIPQRTYSRIAKENNPVVSTAIPTPQEALETINSHS from the coding sequence ATGAACTACTCAACTTCCTCCACTAGTAATTTCGAAATTCCGATTACCCCAGAAGAACTCAATCACATACTTACTGCTATTTCCAATGGTAGATATTCTTGGGCTTGTGTCCTTATTTTAAGATCTATGGGTTACAATCCGCTTCACTATATACCTCAGCGTACCTATAGTCGAATCGCTAAAGAAAACAACCCAGTGGTCAGCACAGCTATTCCCACCCCACAAGAAGCATTGGAGACAATCAATAGTCATTCTTAA
- a CDS encoding ATP-dependent 6-phosphofructokinase yields MKRIGILTSGGDCPGLNCVIRAVVSHAILTYNWEVVGIPYATQGLQQRQTIPLSIHGWNLRGIDPLLNMGGTILGSINEGDTLAAAGEILSGYEALGLDALIAVGGDGSLKIIHELATMGNWHLVGIPKTIDNDVALTERSIGFDTAVNTIVDAINRLTFTAASHDRVMIVEVMGRTAGHLALHSGIAGGADVILIPEIPYTIQGICDHLKELRDTWKRKFAIVVVAEGATLCSEDLNNGHRVTVENIPDANIGSAKCGRGQYVAAQISNFAHGFDTRVSVLGHIQRGGIPSALDRLVATAFGKTAVDLVAQGKNHQMLAWQNGKVTSIPIESSLNQSPQLVDPKSDLVEIAHALGIYVGLTEKMTKVLV; encoded by the coding sequence ATGAAACGCATTGGCATCCTCACAAGTGGTGGAGACTGTCCGGGGTTAAATTGTGTGATTCGCGCAGTCGTAAGTCATGCCATACTAACGTATAATTGGGAGGTGGTTGGCATTCCTTATGCTACCCAAGGGTTACAGCAAAGACAAACTATCCCCTTAAGTATACATGGTTGGAATTTACGGGGAATAGATCCTTTATTGAATATGGGGGGGACAATTTTAGGTAGTATCAACGAGGGAGATACCCTTGCTGCTGCTGGGGAAATTTTGTCCGGTTATGAAGCTTTGGGTTTGGATGCTCTAATTGCTGTAGGTGGAGATGGGAGTTTAAAAATCATCCATGAATTAGCTACTATGGGAAATTGGCATTTAGTTGGTATTCCTAAAACTATTGATAATGATGTGGCTTTGACCGAACGTTCTATAGGTTTTGACACAGCAGTTAATACTATTGTGGATGCCATTAACCGTCTCACATTTACTGCTGCTAGTCATGATAGGGTAATGATTGTAGAGGTTATGGGACGCACTGCTGGTCATTTAGCTCTCCATTCTGGGATTGCTGGTGGTGCGGATGTAATCTTAATTCCGGAAATACCATATACCATTCAGGGTATTTGTGACCATTTGAAGGAACTTCGAGATACTTGGAAAAGGAAATTTGCCATTGTGGTGGTTGCTGAAGGTGCTACACTCTGTTCAGAAGATTTAAATAATGGTCATAGGGTGACTGTGGAGAATATACCAGATGCTAACATTGGATCTGCCAAATGTGGTCGTGGTCAATATGTTGCAGCACAAATTTCCAATTTTGCCCATGGTTTCGATACCAGGGTTTCTGTACTAGGTCATATTCAAAGGGGTGGTATTCCCTCAGCTCTAGACCGTCTGGTTGCTACCGCTTTTGGTAAAACCGCAGTGGATTTAGTTGCTCAAGGGAAAAATCATCAAATGTTGGCCTGGCAAAATGGCAAAGTTACAAGTATTCCCATCGAAAGTTCTTTGAATCAAAGTCCTCAGCTTGTAGATCCAAAATCAGATTTGGTAGAGATTGCTCATGCTTTAGGTATATATGTAGGACTTACTGAAAAAATGACTAAGGTTTTAGTTTAG
- a CDS encoding PAP/fibrillin family protein has product MNYQTVKEQLQALIESLRESLTKQNGGQPMGAPITNIKIEENQAFRMEELTVELERLNPNPQPLRNAINLLNGAWKLEYSTAREIRVLDSLPLGLQVGQVFQVINVAQAEFFNLAKVKHPWKIVSGGVKVTARFEADLDNSGLPNQRINVYFDKRYLAIDEILGISTPMLNPLNVAPANNPKGRVPSLDITYLDENFRIGRGGDQGLFILQKTNDIQNINF; this is encoded by the coding sequence ATGAATTATCAAACAGTTAAAGAACAATTACAAGCGTTAATTGAATCACTACGTGAGTCACTGACTAAACAGAACGGTGGTCAGCCCATGGGTGCCCCAATTACTAATATAAAGATAGAGGAGAATCAAGCATTCCGAATGGAGGAGTTGACGGTTGAACTAGAAAGACTGAATCCCAATCCTCAACCCCTGCGCAATGCTATTAATCTACTTAATGGAGCTTGGAAGTTAGAATACTCCACAGCTAGGGAAATTAGGGTTTTAGATTCTCTCCCCCTGGGACTACAGGTAGGTCAGGTATTTCAGGTGATTAACGTAGCACAAGCAGAATTTTTCAATCTTGCTAAGGTGAAACACCCATGGAAAATTGTCTCTGGTGGTGTTAAGGTAACAGCTAGATTTGAAGCAGATTTGGATAACTCTGGTTTACCTAATCAACGTATCAATGTCTATTTTGATAAACGTTATTTAGCCATTGATGAAATTTTGGGTATTAGCACTCCCATGCTCAACCCATTGAACGTTGCACCCGCTAATAATCCTAAAGGAAGAGTTCCCAGTCTGGATATTACTTACCTGGATGAAAATTTCCGAATTGGTAGGGGAGGTGATCAAGGTCTATTTATTTTACAAAAGACCAATGATATCCAGAATATCAATTTTTGA
- the pgmB gene encoding beta-phosphoglucomutase, translating to MEKNQDFIYTDWILIETNFRPEQLHTRETIFTIGNGYLGTRGSFEEGYPRASPATFIHEFYDPVHTEMANCPDCLPLVITIEGDRFGLDQGKILQYNRELDLRHGILSRSLQWRSPSGKTIDIYFERFASMADQHVLCQRCILTFLDFYGRIELQSGINGYPENRGFNHWEGLEQGKLDQGFWLHSRNRQSRLDIGIAGKISLLGVEGHSQVNGAPSYPSISATFRCSPNQTITIEKIITLFTSRDVPDPLLAAKSKLYYLPDYVTLRNANQQEWNQIWQQSDILIEGDSKAAFAVRYNLFQMLIAVSRYDDKVSIPAKTISTFFHHSHVFWDTEIFILPFLIFTQPIIARNLLNYRYHVLAEDLAKPNQVYQRFMQTAMLGLEEVMGNTIDGIHGASAGAVWQAVVFGFGGIQFIDDQPVAYPHLPPGWTRLQFKLYWHGKWHSFDLHSGIVTQKKSRPIGGIIFDLDGVLIDTYEYHYQSWQKLANGEKIPFNREIHESLLGISDWDFLISIIGDRQYSELQLREMMDRRNRYYIQLIQNITPDNLLPGVKYLIDDLRRVGLKIALGSSSKNARLLVEKLGIGEEIDSITDGYNVSKPKPAPDLFLFAAQQLGVIPRQCVVFEDAALGIDAALAAGMWVVGIGSPERVGSAHIVVPNLVGMTWEKLQRKLQDLA from the coding sequence ATGGAAAAAAATCAAGATTTTATCTACACAGATTGGATTTTAATTGAAACTAATTTTAGACCAGAACAACTACATACTAGAGAAACTATTTTCACTATTGGTAATGGGTACTTAGGGACACGAGGTAGTTTTGAAGAAGGTTATCCCCGTGCTTCACCTGCTACCTTTATTCATGAGTTTTATGATCCGGTTCACACAGAAATGGCTAACTGTCCAGATTGTCTACCATTAGTAATTACAATTGAGGGCGATCGCTTTGGTCTAGATCAAGGTAAAATACTACAGTACAATCGGGAACTTGATTTGCGTCACGGAATTCTGAGTCGTTCTTTGCAATGGCGCAGTCCCAGTGGTAAGACTATAGATATCTATTTTGAAAGATTTGCTAGCATGGCAGATCAGCATGTACTGTGTCAACGTTGCATTTTAACTTTCTTAGACTTTTATGGTAGAATTGAATTGCAAAGTGGGATTAATGGGTATCCAGAAAACAGGGGATTTAATCATTGGGAAGGACTAGAGCAAGGAAAGCTAGACCAGGGATTCTGGTTACACAGTCGTAATCGTCAAAGTCGACTTGATATAGGAATAGCGGGAAAAATTAGTCTTTTGGGAGTAGAGGGCCATTCGCAAGTCAATGGTGCTCCTAGTTATCCCAGTATTAGTGCAACTTTTAGGTGCTCACCAAATCAGACCATCACCATTGAGAAGATTATCACCCTATTTACCTCAAGAGATGTTCCAGATCCACTATTAGCTGCAAAGTCTAAACTCTATTATCTTCCAGACTACGTTACCCTACGTAATGCTAATCAACAAGAATGGAATCAAATTTGGCAACAAAGTGATATTTTGATTGAGGGGGATAGTAAAGCAGCTTTTGCTGTCCGTTATAATCTTTTTCAAATGCTAATTGCTGTTTCTCGTTACGATGATAAAGTCAGCATACCAGCTAAAACCATTTCCACTTTTTTCCATCACAGTCATGTTTTTTGGGACACAGAAATTTTTATCTTGCCATTTCTGATCTTTACCCAACCAATCATAGCTCGTAATCTACTAAATTATCGCTACCATGTTTTAGCAGAGGACTTGGCTAAACCCAATCAAGTATATCAAAGGTTTATGCAAACAGCAATGTTAGGTTTAGAAGAAGTTATGGGAAATACCATAGATGGTATTCATGGCGCTAGCGCAGGTGCTGTTTGGCAAGCTGTAGTTTTTGGTTTTGGAGGTATTCAATTTATCGATGATCAACCCGTCGCTTATCCCCATTTACCCCCAGGTTGGACAAGATTACAGTTTAAATTATACTGGCATGGTAAATGGCATAGTTTTGATTTACACTCAGGAATAGTTACTCAAAAAAAATCTCGTCCCATAGGGGGGATTATTTTTGATTTGGATGGAGTGTTGATAGACACCTATGAATATCACTACCAGTCTTGGCAAAAATTAGCCAATGGGGAAAAAATACCTTTTAACCGGGAAATTCATGAAAGTCTGCTAGGAATCTCCGATTGGGATTTTTTAATTTCCATAATAGGCGATCGCCAATATTCAGAATTACAATTAAGGGAGATGATGGATCGCAGAAATAGATATTATATTCAACTCATACAAAATATTACCCCTGACAACTTACTCCCGGGAGTCAAATACCTAATAGATGATCTACGTCGGGTGGGTTTAAAAATAGCTTTAGGTTCCTCTAGCAAAAATGCTCGATTACTTGTAGAGAAACTAGGAATTGGGGAAGAAATCGATTCTATTACAGATGGTTATAATGTAAGCAAACCAAAACCAGCACCTGATTTGTTTCTATTTGCAGCTCAACAATTAGGAGTTATTCCGCGACAATGTGTAGTATTTGAAGATGCAGCATTAGGTATAGACGCAGCCCTAGCTGCGGGTATGTGGGTAGTAGGAATAGGATCACCGGAAAGGGTAGGGAGTGCCCACATTGTAGTACCCAATTTGGTGGGTATGACCTGGGAAAAACTGCAAAGGAAATTACAAGATCTTGCTTGA